A genomic window from Nematostella vectensis chromosome 9, jaNemVect1.1, whole genome shotgun sequence includes:
- the LOC5506424 gene encoding adenosine receptor A2a, which translates to MLFKIDKPKRKIQHQLKMAALSNNFSLWDESSTHGAVIARVTFNKHYPSLNFVTGILIIVIAPFNIVGNTFVIAAAVRDPLRHLRHLPSTPLICSMAASDLLIGLVYSPVSAAGHFFGNNVVHNLEHAYNGLCFWLVTSSVLHILGLCVDRLMAVARPNKYSTIMTPRRAKLAAVGIWLYSVAFALMVGFLSARYALGLAFTIQIMLVILIIQVFYSFILFFVHRQAKRVQRFESSATTVRLVLERERKVTRAILTMLTVFKTCFVPWTLTQVVFYACAPCRSQFHILVLCYYVMGMLINLNAAVNPFLYAWRLRKYRNTIENLIDGCPVCMVSSPKTYQVEDVVMGQVHQSPQASNQEME; encoded by the coding sequence ATGCTGTTTAAAATTGACAAACCAAAGCGTAAGATACAACATCAAttaaaaatggcggctttaAGCAATAACTTTAGTTTATGGGACGAAAGCAGCACACACGGAGCAGTAATCGCCCGTGTTACCTTCAACAAACATTATCCGTCATTGAATTTTGTGACAGGGATTCTTATAATCGTTATTGCGCCGTTCAACATCGTGGGAAACACATTCGTCATAGCGGCTGCGGTGAGAGACCCTTTGAGACATCTTAGGCACTTGCCAAGCACCCCACTGATATGTAGCATGGCCGCCAGTGACCTTCTAATAGGACTAGTCTACAGCCCCGTGTCCGCTGCCGGTCACTTTTTCGGAAATAATGTAGTCCATAATCTAGAGCACGCATATAATGGGTTGTGCTTCTGGCTCGTAACAAGCTCTGTGTTGCACATTCTTGGTCTTTGTGTTGATCGACTGATGGCTGTCGCGCGTCCAAATAAGTACTCGACTATAATGACACCGCGACGCGCTAAACTCGCAGCCGTCGGGATATGGCTTTACTCCGTGGCTTTTGCATTAATGGTGGGGTTCCTAAGCGCCCGATATGCTCTAGGCCTGGCTTTCACTATACAAATAATGCTGGTTATACTCATAATCCAAGTATTTTATTCCTTCATATTGTTCTTTGTTCACCGACAAGCAAAGCGAGTTCAGAGATTCGAATCCTCGGCGACGACTGTCCGATTGGTCCTCGAGCGCGAACGAAAGGTGACGCGAGCGATCTTGACCATGCTGACTGTCTTTAAGACTTGTTTCGTCCCGTGGACTTTGACTCAAGTTGTTTTCTACGCATGCGCTCCATGCCGCTCGCAGTTCCATATTTTAGTATTGTGCTACTATGTCATGGGAATGCTCATCAATCTAAATGCTGCAGTCAATCCATTCCTGTATGCCTGGAGGCTGAGAAAATATAGAAATACAATTGAAAATTTGATTGATGGCTGTCCAGTTTGCATGGTGTCGTCGCCCAAAACGTACCAAGTAGAGGATGTTGTCATGGGTCAAGTGCACCAGTCACCGCAGGCCTCCAATCAAGAAATGGAATAA